One window of the bacterium genome contains the following:
- a CDS encoding ABC transporter ATP-binding protein yields the protein MGETLDVEKLNTYYGHIHAIKDVCVSVEVGEIVTIIGANGAGKSTLLKTISGLVRPRSGSIRFQGEELTALAAHQIVARGIVQVPEGRRIFGTLTVKENLEMGAFTQPDSKRNRLNMERVFRLFPRLQQRRKQVAGTLSGGEQQMLAIGRALMAEPKVLLLDEPSMGLAPVLVESIFETLRQLHGEGTTILLVEQNARMALQIAHRGYVLQTGTVVLTDSSQNLASNEMVRAAYLGEG from the coding sequence ATGGGCGAAACGCTTGATGTGGAAAAGCTCAACACCTACTACGGACATATCCATGCCATCAAGGATGTTTGCGTGAGTGTTGAGGTCGGAGAGATAGTCACCATCATCGGAGCCAATGGAGCAGGCAAGAGCACACTCCTGAAGACCATAAGCGGGCTTGTGCGGCCCAGAAGCGGATCCATCCGGTTCCAGGGGGAGGAGCTCACAGCCCTTGCCGCTCACCAGATCGTGGCCAGAGGGATAGTGCAGGTTCCTGAAGGCAGAAGGATATTCGGGACCCTAACAGTAAAAGAAAATCTGGAAATGGGAGCCTTCACTCAGCCTGACAGCAAGCGCAACAGACTCAACATGGAAAGGGTCTTCAGGCTTTTCCCTAGATTACAACAAAGGCGCAAACAGGTGGCAGGCACCCTCAGCGGAGGCGAGCAGCAGATGCTGGCCATAGGAAGGGCTCTCATGGCAGAACCCAAAGTCTTGCTCCTGGACGAGCCTTCCATGGGGCTGGCTCCTGTACTGGTGGAAAGCATCTTTGAGACCCTAAGGCAGCTCCACGGCGAGGGTACAACCATTCTATTGGTGGAGCAAAATGCGCGCATGGCCCTGCAAATAGCACACAGAGGTTATGTTCTTCAAACAGGCACAGTGGTGCTCACCGATAGCTCACAAAATCTGGCATCCAACGAAATGGTGAGGGCTGCTTACCTGGGAGAGGGTTGA
- a CDS encoding ABC transporter ATP-binding protein, whose product MNLLTCKKVTKLFGGLVALQDLDLDVRKESIQSVIGPNGAGKTTLFNCITGFYKPERGDILLDGHSIKGLLPDRIVRLGIARTYQNIRLFPNLTVMENVLVGLHPHLKAGFMGIVLGLPSTREEERQAVEEARGLLRFVNLAGKGDLLAKNLPYGDQRRLEVARALATRPRLLLLDEPTAGMNPKETQEMTDFILRLRDELGITVLLIEHQMRVVMNISEKVTVLDYGEKIAEGPPAQIQKDPRVIEAYLGKGSSEQSTMSQA is encoded by the coding sequence ATGAATTTGCTTACTTGTAAGAAAGTGACAAAGCTCTTCGGCGGTTTAGTGGCTCTCCAAGACCTGGACCTGGATGTTCGCAAGGAGAGCATCCAGAGCGTCATAGGCCCCAATGGAGCTGGCAAGACAACCCTTTTCAATTGCATCACCGGGTTCTACAAGCCGGAAAGAGGTGATATTTTGCTGGATGGCCACTCCATAAAGGGCCTTCTGCCTGACAGGATAGTACGTCTGGGCATAGCCAGAACTTACCAGAACATAAGGCTTTTTCCCAATCTAACAGTCATGGAGAACGTCCTGGTGGGTCTCCACCCTCACCTCAAGGCTGGCTTCATGGGAATTGTATTGGGGCTTCCTTCCACCAGAGAAGAAGAGCGCCAGGCTGTGGAGGAGGCAAGGGGATTGCTCAGGTTTGTAAATCTGGCAGGCAAGGGGGATCTTCTGGCAAAAAACCTGCCTTACGGCGACCAGAGAAGGCTTGAGGTGGCCAGGGCCTTGGCCACCCGCCCCAGACTCCTCTTGCTGGATGAGCCCACAGCTGGGATGAATCCCAAAGAGACTCAGGAGATGACAGATTTTATCCTGAGGCTCAGGGACGAGCTGGGCATAACAGTTCTTCTCATAGAGCACCAGATGAGGGTGGTGATGAATATTTCCGAGAAGGTGACGGTGCTGGATTACGGTGAGAAGATAGCCGAGGGGCCCCCGGCACAGATACAAAAAGACCCCAGGGTCATAGAGGCCTATCTGGGAAAAGGAAGTTCAGAGCAGTCTACCATGAGTCAGGCTTGA